From Microbacterium sp. YJN-G, a single genomic window includes:
- a CDS encoding aspartate carbamoyltransferase catalytic subunit, whose protein sequence is MRHLLDTRTLDRENALRILDVAEDMADTQSREIKKLPTLLGKTVVNLFFEDSTRTRISFEAAAKRLSADVINFAAKGSSVSKGESLKDTAQTLEAMGADAVVVRHSASGAPRTLATSGWISAGVVNAGDGTHEHPTQALLDAFTIRKRRFGRDSRGQDLSGVRVVIVGDVLHSRVARSNVWLLSVLGAEVTLVTPPTLVPQNVSQWPVRVMYDLDAALATGPDAVMMLRIQAERMHAAYFPTEREYSRLWGLDAMRAAGLPASSIVMHPGPMNRGLEISSEAADSARSTVLEQVSNGVSVRMAVLYLLLAGERNDERGEVK, encoded by the coding sequence ATGAGGCACCTGCTCGACACCCGCACCCTCGACCGCGAGAACGCACTGCGCATCCTCGACGTCGCCGAGGACATGGCCGACACCCAGTCGCGTGAGATCAAGAAGCTGCCCACGCTGCTCGGCAAGACGGTCGTCAACCTCTTCTTCGAGGACTCCACCCGCACCCGCATCTCGTTCGAGGCCGCAGCGAAGCGCCTCTCGGCCGACGTCATCAACTTCGCCGCCAAGGGCTCGAGCGTCTCGAAGGGCGAGAGCCTGAAGGACACCGCCCAGACGCTCGAGGCGATGGGGGCGGATGCTGTGGTGGTGCGCCATTCGGCATCCGGCGCCCCGCGCACCCTCGCGACCAGCGGCTGGATCTCGGCCGGCGTCGTCAACGCCGGCGACGGCACGCACGAGCACCCCACGCAGGCGCTGCTCGACGCCTTCACGATCCGCAAGCGCCGCTTCGGCCGCGACAGCCGCGGACAGGACCTCTCCGGCGTGCGCGTCGTCATCGTCGGCGACGTGCTGCACTCGCGCGTCGCCCGATCGAACGTGTGGCTGCTGTCGGTGCTCGGCGCTGAGGTCACCCTCGTCACCCCGCCCACGCTGGTGCCGCAGAACGTGTCGCAGTGGCCGGTGCGGGTGATGTACGACCTCGACGCCGCCCTGGCCACCGGACCGGATGCCGTGATGATGCTCCGCATCCAGGCCGAGCGCATGCACGCCGCGTATTTCCCCACTGAACGGGAGTATTCGCGACTGTGGGGGCTCGACGCAATGCGGGCGGCCGGGCTGCCCGCGAGTAGCATTGTGATGCACCCGGGCCCGATGAACCGCGGCCTGGAGATCTCCTCCGAAGCCGCAGACTCCGCGCGTTCCACCGTGCTGGAGCAGGTCTCGAACGGGGTCTCGGTGCGGATGGCCGTGCTCTACCTGCTGCTGGCCGGGGAGCGCAACGACGAACGAGGGGAAGTGAAGTGA
- the pyrR gene encoding bifunctional pyr operon transcriptional regulator/uracil phosphoribosyltransferase PyrR: MSARTVLQEADIARALTRIAHEILESNRGAEGLVLLGIPTRGVTLADRLGPVISQIAGIPIPVGSLDITLFRDDLSKHPTRTPKRTEIPEGGIDGKTVILVDDVLFSGRSIRAALDAIQSIGRPAVVRLAILVDRGHRELPIRPDFVGKNIPSSRTERVNVRLKEIDGADAVTIES; encoded by the coding sequence TTGTCTGCACGCACCGTGCTGCAGGAAGCCGATATCGCGCGCGCTCTGACGCGCATCGCCCACGAGATCCTCGAATCCAACCGTGGCGCCGAAGGCCTCGTCCTGCTCGGCATCCCGACCAGGGGCGTCACCCTGGCAGACCGGCTCGGACCCGTGATCTCGCAGATCGCCGGCATCCCCATCCCGGTCGGGTCTCTCGACATCACACTCTTCCGCGATGACCTGTCGAAGCATCCCACCCGCACGCCCAAGCGCACCGAGATCCCCGAGGGTGGCATCGACGGCAAGACCGTGATCCTCGTCGACGACGTGCTCTTCTCCGGCCGCAGCATCCGCGCCGCCCTCGACGCGATCCAGTCCATCGGCCGACCGGCCGTCGTGCGACTGGCGATCCTCGTCGACCGCGGACACCGCGAGCTGCCGATCCGCCCCGACTTCGTAGGCAAGAACATCCCCTCCTCCCGGACCGAACGCGTGAACGTGCGGCTGAAGGAGATCGACGGCGCCGACGCGGTGACGATCGAATCATGA
- a CDS encoding histidine phosphatase family protein, which yields MTPPSMQPPRRRITFIRHAMPQVEPAISPGAWALSDSGISAATEHPLQITGATVVSSPERKAVQTTALMSGRDEDAVGVNPRFREVDRVERVHHGFRVARAAWIAGRLDERHEGWETPDAAARRFHEGLLAHRAEHLIVGTHGMVLVAWMAAQGLIVSGDEAVTFWEGLRFPDVIALKSVLLVPDH from the coding sequence GTGACTCCGCCGTCAATGCAGCCGCCCCGTCGGCGAATCACGTTCATCCGGCACGCGATGCCACAGGTGGAGCCTGCCATCTCCCCAGGCGCGTGGGCACTCAGCGATTCAGGGATCTCCGCTGCCACCGAGCATCCGCTTCAGATCACGGGCGCGACCGTCGTCTCGAGCCCGGAGCGCAAAGCCGTGCAGACGACCGCGCTCATGAGCGGGCGAGATGAGGATGCCGTCGGCGTGAATCCGCGGTTCCGAGAGGTGGATCGCGTCGAGCGCGTGCATCACGGATTCCGCGTCGCGCGTGCCGCGTGGATCGCGGGGCGGCTCGACGAACGCCACGAGGGCTGGGAGACACCGGATGCCGCCGCACGTCGCTTCCACGAAGGACTGCTCGCCCATCGAGCCGAGCACCTGATCGTCGGCACGCACGGGATGGTGCTCGTGGCCTGGATGGCTGCGCAGGGTCTGATCGTCTCCGGCGACGAGGCGGTGACGTTCTGGGAGGGCCTGCGGTTTCCCGACGTCATCGCGCTCAAGTCCGTGCTCCTGGTGCCTGATCACTGA
- a CDS encoding Rieske 2Fe-2S domain-containing protein, with amino-acid sequence MRITGLGHAGMFIETTGGNIICDPVLGPSFFGSWFPFPDNRGLDWERLGREADFLYISHRHRDHFDPRLLEKYIRKDIEVLLPEYPTDDLEQDIRALGYENITYAPAGQIIERGELKLMITPLRAPSDGPIGDSSLSVDDGTASILNQNDSHPLDLEALLSFGKPEAYFTQVSGAIWWPMVYDLPQDAKQNFARLKREAQNKRAMYYIEKVDAPHVFPMAGPPMFLREELFRYNGTGQDDDSIFTDQKEFLAHLKEQAPQYDGRLFVPGTVVEMNHGELTVTQSLYTQEEIDHIFDEKWEYLAEQKATRQQEIVDEEATRAEIIPPAEMLAAIKERWEPLLKKSRTIRLGVGGNVRFRIGELDMVVDFPKAKVREYAGEECIYWYTIPADLVSTNIRDHEIDWSNSIFLSMQFSVGRSGKFNEFLTTFLKCLSVDRIEYVENWYQEQTDQTEEAEIGDWVMQRRCPHLRADLTRTGKIDEDGILTCSMHDWKWDLKTGKCLTTAGHPIRAERCPVTEDALRAG; translated from the coding sequence ATGCGGATCACGGGACTCGGCCACGCCGGGATGTTCATCGAGACGACCGGCGGGAACATCATCTGCGACCCGGTGCTCGGACCATCCTTCTTCGGATCGTGGTTCCCGTTCCCCGACAACCGGGGCCTGGACTGGGAGCGTCTGGGACGTGAGGCCGACTTCCTGTACATCTCGCACCGGCATCGCGACCATTTCGACCCGAGGCTGCTGGAGAAGTACATCCGCAAGGACATCGAGGTGCTGCTGCCGGAGTATCCGACCGACGATCTCGAACAGGACATCCGCGCGCTCGGCTACGAGAACATCACCTATGCGCCGGCGGGCCAGATCATCGAGCGCGGCGAGCTGAAGCTCATGATCACGCCGCTGCGCGCACCGAGCGACGGGCCGATCGGCGACTCGTCGCTGAGCGTCGACGACGGCACCGCGTCGATCCTGAACCAGAACGACTCGCACCCCCTCGACCTCGAGGCGCTGCTCTCGTTCGGCAAGCCCGAGGCGTACTTCACCCAGGTCTCCGGGGCCATCTGGTGGCCCATGGTCTACGACCTGCCGCAGGACGCCAAGCAGAACTTCGCCCGCCTCAAGCGCGAGGCGCAGAACAAGCGCGCGATGTACTACATCGAGAAGGTCGACGCGCCGCACGTGTTCCCGATGGCGGGGCCGCCGATGTTCCTGCGCGAAGAGCTCTTCCGCTACAACGGCACAGGACAGGACGACGACTCGATCTTCACCGATCAGAAGGAGTTCCTGGCGCACCTGAAGGAGCAGGCGCCGCAGTACGACGGCCGGCTGTTCGTGCCCGGCACCGTCGTCGAGATGAACCACGGCGAGCTGACCGTCACCCAGAGCCTGTACACGCAGGAGGAGATCGACCACATCTTCGATGAGAAGTGGGAGTACCTCGCCGAGCAGAAGGCCACGCGTCAGCAGGAGATCGTCGACGAGGAGGCCACGCGGGCGGAGATCATCCCGCCCGCCGAGATGCTCGCGGCGATCAAGGAGCGGTGGGAGCCGCTGCTGAAGAAGTCCCGCACGATCCGGCTCGGTGTCGGCGGCAACGTGCGCTTCCGGATCGGCGAGCTCGACATGGTCGTCGACTTCCCGAAGGCTAAGGTGCGCGAGTACGCGGGGGAGGAGTGCATCTACTGGTACACCATCCCCGCCGACCTCGTCTCGACGAACATCCGCGACCACGAGATCGACTGGTCGAACTCGATCTTCCTGTCGATGCAGTTCTCGGTGGGCCGCAGCGGCAAGTTCAACGAGTTCCTCACCACGTTCCTCAAGTGCCTCTCGGTGGACCGCATCGAGTACGTCGAGAACTGGTACCAGGAGCAGACCGACCAGACCGAAGAGGCCGAGATCGGCGACTGGGTCATGCAGCGCCGCTGCCCGCACCTGCGCGCGGACCTCACCCGCACCGGGAAGATCGATGAGGACGGCATCCTCACCTGCAGCATGCACGACTGGAAGTGGGATCTGAAGACCGGCAAGTGCCTCACCACCGCCGGCCACCCGATCCGCGCCGAGCGCTGCCCGGTCACCGAGGACGCGCTGCGCGCCGGCTGA